One Candidatus Poribacteria bacterium DNA segment encodes these proteins:
- a CDS encoding phosphoenolpyruvate hydrolase family protein produces MKFKREEILAQLRSNIDAGKPIIGAGAGTGISAKCEAAGGIDLIIIYNSGRFRMAGRGSLAGMMPYGDANQIVVEMASEVLPVVPDTPVLAGVCGTDPFRLMDVFLNQIDAIGFSGVQNFPTVGLIDGTFRQLLEETDMGYGPEVEMIRTAHQMGMLTTPYAFNETEAEQMADAGADILVAHMGLTTKGSIGAQTAFTLEDAAKRVQAIHDAAKGVNPEILVICHGGPIAEPEDATYVLENTEGVVGFYGASSAERLPTERAITAQIEEFKKIRL; encoded by the coding sequence ATGAAATTCAAACGTGAAGAAATCTTAGCCCAGTTACGCAGCAATATTGACGCAGGTAAACCCATCATCGGCGCAGGTGCTGGCACGGGTATCTCCGCCAAATGTGAAGCGGCTGGCGGTATTGACCTGATTATTATCTACAACTCTGGAAGATTCAGAATGGCAGGTAGAGGTTCACTCGCTGGGATGATGCCCTACGGCGATGCGAACCAGATCGTCGTTGAGATGGCGAGTGAAGTGCTACCAGTAGTTCCAGATACGCCTGTTCTTGCAGGAGTCTGCGGCACCGATCCATTTCGGTTGATGGATGTCTTCTTGAACCAAATAGATGCAATCGGGTTTTCCGGTGTGCAGAACTTCCCGACGGTGGGACTGATTGATGGCACATTCCGTCAGCTGCTTGAAGAGACCGATATGGGGTACGGACCTGAGGTGGAGATGATTCGGACAGCACATCAGATGGGCATGCTTACCACGCCGTATGCGTTCAACGAAACCGAAGCAGAACAGATGGCAGATGCAGGTGCGGATATCCTCGTTGCACACATGGGATTGACAACGAAAGGCTCTATCGGCGCGCAAACTGCTTTCACACTTGAAGATGCCGCCAAACGCGTACAAGCCATCCATGACGCTGCGAAAGGGGTTAATCCAGAAATTCTTGTTATTTGTCACGGCGGTCCTATCGCCGAACCCGAAGACGCAACGTACGTTCTGGAAAATACCGAAGGCGTTGTCGGTTTCTACGGGGCATCAAGTGCAGAACGTCTCCCGACGGAACGCGCGATTACGGCACAGATTGAGGAATTCAAGAAAATTCGGTTGTAA
- a CDS encoding trypsin-like peptidase domain-containing protein, producing the protein MYKKLFYIFVFVTTILTLTQFTSADYRITNDNATEAAWVVYSIWKPADNDWPEGWRTQGWYKIEPNATINLPVPQSNTWVYIRLIGHDGKEIRPPDYAIRDSFPFWIHSSEIFTAVETNAGDLLKSNFDSGSLKQETLYEYRNGGSHTIAGETRLPYQLAQEIYDEAIDSVVWIETNHGNGVGSKGSGILIDKERFLVVTNEHVIRNAKQIVVFFPWRDENGYLNKDTNFYVTNRGWLERQGYANMGRVIGQNVRDDLAIIQLASIPTTAREIKHDFSKNIEDSMREGDKVHILGNPGNQIWNWTDGTFLTPREICLPSDEACLLIRGDAEGGNSGGPVLNDQGMLIGILTAETDENLAVVVPARNVKALLDTVPFNLVAPRTYPKQVFKIRNNTGITVPYQIRWSNSHDWQPYLLQTGLVSTHSSNGQNVPSSYPRIRFDYIADDQLVTYRSHTLETAQFGENNDDAPTYFFQYNQQENRLSLFQNAPAAPAFSKAIPKETVLLSNYPNPFNPETWIPYKLSKPAEVTVSIYAADGRLIRKLSLGHQPAGVYQSKSRAAYWDGRNTQGEPVASGVYFYTLKTDDFTATRKMLIRK; encoded by the coding sequence TTGTATAAAAAACTTTTTTATATCTTCGTTTTTGTGACGACGATACTCACTTTAACACAGTTCACATCAGCGGATTATCGTATTACCAATGACAATGCGACAGAAGCTGCCTGGGTAGTATATTCGATATGGAAACCCGCTGACAACGATTGGCCAGAAGGTTGGCGCACACAAGGTTGGTATAAAATCGAACCCAATGCTACCATCAATCTGCCGGTTCCCCAGTCTAATACGTGGGTGTATATTCGCCTGATAGGTCATGATGGGAAAGAAATCAGACCGCCGGACTATGCAATAAGAGACAGCTTTCCATTTTGGATACATTCTTCAGAGATATTTACGGCTGTAGAGACGAATGCGGGTGATCTTTTAAAGAGTAATTTCGATAGTGGGAGTTTAAAACAGGAGACGCTTTATGAATATCGTAATGGCGGTTCACACACGATTGCTGGTGAAACGCGTCTTCCATACCAGTTAGCACAGGAAATCTACGATGAGGCAATTGATTCTGTAGTTTGGATAGAGACCAATCATGGGAATGGAGTCGGAAGTAAAGGAAGCGGCATCTTGATTGACAAAGAACGCTTCCTCGTCGTTACAAATGAACATGTGATACGCAATGCCAAGCAGATAGTTGTGTTCTTTCCATGGCGAGATGAGAACGGATACCTCAATAAAGATACCAACTTTTATGTGACAAATAGGGGATGGCTTGAGAGACAAGGCTATGCTAATATGGGGCGCGTCATTGGGCAAAATGTTAGAGACGATCTTGCAATCATTCAACTCGCTTCAATTCCAACGACTGCCCGCGAGATTAAGCACGACTTTAGTAAAAATATTGAAGATAGCATGAGGGAAGGCGATAAGGTTCACATCTTGGGGAATCCAGGGAACCAAATCTGGAACTGGACAGACGGAACTTTTCTAACACCGCGGGAAATTTGTTTGCCGAGCGATGAAGCTTGCTTACTGATAAGGGGTGATGCGGAGGGAGGCAATAGCGGTGGTCCTGTACTCAACGATCAGGGGATGCTTATCGGGATTCTTACCGCCGAGACAGATGAAAATCTGGCAGTAGTCGTTCCTGCGAGAAACGTAAAGGCATTGCTGGATACTGTTCCCTTTAATTTGGTTGCCCCACGGACCTACCCTAAACAGGTATTCAAAATTAGAAACAACACCGGCATTACTGTCCCTTACCAAATCAGGTGGTCGAATAGCCACGATTGGCAACCCTATTTGCTTCAGACAGGTTTGGTCAGCACTCACTCGTCGAATGGACAGAATGTTCCATCAAGTTATCCGAGGATCCGATTTGATTACATCGCCGACGATCAATTGGTGACTTACCGCTCTCATACCCTGGAAACTGCGCAATTTGGCGAGAATAACGACGATGCTCCCACTTATTTTTTTCAGTATAATCAACAGGAGAATAGACTAAGTCTGTTCCAGAATGCCCCCGCAGCACCTGCCTTCTCAAAAGCGATTCCGAAGGAAACAGTCTTGTTATCCAACTACCCGAATCCGTTTAATCCAGAGACTTGGATACCGTATAAATTGTCCAAACCCGCGGAGGTTACAGTGAGTATCTATGCAGCGGACGGTCGCTTAATTCGGAAGTTATCATTAGGACATCAACCCGCCGGAGTGTATCAGAGTAAAAGTCGAGCGGCGTATTGGGATGGCAGAAATACGCAAGGTGAACCCGTCGCAAGTGGTGTCTATTTCTATACGCTCAAAACCGATGATTTTACTGCCACGCGCAAAATGTTGATAAGGAAGTAG